Proteins encoded in a region of the Anoxybacillus amylolyticus genome:
- a CDS encoding calcium-translocating P-type ATPase, SERCA-type: protein MQWHTLAPNDVAKETSTNVTTGLTTEEAKKRLKRFGENRLKEAKKQSALLLFLHQFQDFMVLVLLVATVISGFLGEYVDAIAIIVIVVMNACLGFFQERRAEKSLEALKQLSAPQATVLRDGEWVKVRSQELVVGDVIKFSSGDRIGADVRLIDAKGLEIEESALTGESVPTNKVAAPLTDEQATIGDLHNMAFMGTLVTRGSGVGIVIATGMKTAMGQIANLLQEAETATTPLQRKLEQLGKILIVVALLLTFLVVVVGVMQGHELYEMFLAGVSLAVAAIPEGLPAIVTIALALGVQRMIKKNAIVRKLPAVETLGCASVICSDKTGTMTENMMTVTHLWASGKTWTVSGTGLETSGKFYEHDRPIDEKKETTLQQLATFGALCNNAQVKEKNHRRYIDGDPTEGALLVAAMKAGITKERLEADFTIEHEFPFDSERKMMTVIVRDRNGRRFIITKGAPDVLLERSDRVSWNGREQPMTSAWRKTVQEVIQTMANKALRTIAIAYRPLAMHERITTEKDAEKALIFVGIEGMIDPPRPEVKKAIHQCKEAGIKTVMITGDHVLTAKAIAKQLGILPPNGKVMDGATLSQLSVDELEEVVDDIYVFARVSPEHKLKIVKALQRKGHVVAMTGDGVNDAPAIKSADIGVAMGRSGTDVAKEAAALVLLDDNFATIQAAIHEGRNIYENIRKFIRYLLASNVGEILVMLFAMLLALPLPLVPIQILWVNLVTDGLPALALGLDKAEENVMKRKPRHPKEGVFARGLGWKIVSRGFVIGLVTLAAFKAVYERSGENLVYAQTAAFATLVMAQLIHVFDCRCERSILDRNPFGNLYLVGAVLLSMLLMLVVIYYPPLQSVFHTVPLALVDWLLIGGLSALPTFLFAGSFFARKSRINML, encoded by the coding sequence ATGCAGTGGCATACGCTCGCACCAAACGATGTGGCGAAAGAAACGAGCACGAACGTAACAACAGGGTTAACGACAGAGGAAGCGAAAAAACGGTTGAAACGGTTCGGGGAAAATAGGCTAAAAGAGGCGAAAAAACAGTCAGCGCTTTTATTGTTTCTTCATCAGTTTCAAGATTTTATGGTGCTTGTGCTGCTTGTGGCAACGGTCATTTCGGGTTTTCTTGGCGAATACGTCGATGCGATTGCCATTATCGTCATCGTCGTTATGAACGCCTGCCTAGGTTTTTTTCAAGAACGGCGGGCGGAAAAATCGCTTGAGGCGTTAAAACAGCTATCTGCCCCGCAAGCGACTGTGTTGCGCGATGGCGAATGGGTAAAGGTGCGCTCTCAAGAACTTGTGGTCGGCGATGTGATTAAATTTTCAAGTGGTGACCGAATTGGCGCAGACGTCCGGCTTATCGACGCTAAAGGATTAGAAATCGAAGAATCGGCGCTCACTGGGGAGTCTGTACCAACTAACAAAGTAGCCGCTCCGCTTACAGATGAACAGGCGACAATTGGTGATTTACATAACATGGCGTTTATGGGTACGTTGGTGACGCGAGGAAGCGGTGTTGGCATCGTCATTGCGACAGGAATGAAAACAGCGATGGGGCAAATTGCGAACCTTCTTCAAGAAGCAGAAACGGCAACGACCCCGTTGCAGCGCAAACTAGAACAGCTCGGGAAAATTTTAATCGTTGTGGCGCTGTTGCTTACTTTCCTAGTTGTCGTCGTCGGTGTGATGCAAGGACACGAACTGTACGAAATGTTTTTGGCGGGGGTATCGCTTGCGGTGGCCGCCATTCCGGAAGGATTGCCAGCCATTGTCACGATCGCGTTGGCGCTTGGCGTACAGCGTATGATTAAGAAAAATGCGATCGTTCGTAAACTTCCAGCCGTTGAAACGTTAGGTTGCGCCTCTGTCATTTGTTCGGACAAAACGGGAACGATGACAGAAAATATGATGACGGTTACGCATCTATGGGCGAGCGGAAAAACGTGGACGGTGAGCGGAACAGGGTTAGAAACGAGCGGAAAGTTTTATGAGCACGATCGCCCGATCGATGAGAAAAAAGAAACAACGCTGCAGCAACTAGCAACGTTCGGTGCGCTTTGCAACAACGCACAAGTAAAAGAAAAAAATCACCGCCGTTACATCGACGGTGACCCGACCGAAGGAGCGCTACTTGTCGCGGCCATGAAAGCGGGGATAACAAAAGAACGGCTCGAAGCTGACTTTACGATAGAACATGAATTTCCGTTCGATTCGGAACGAAAAATGATGACAGTTATTGTAAGAGATCGAAATGGTCGTCGTTTTATTATCACAAAAGGTGCCCCAGACGTCCTGTTAGAAAGAAGCGACCGCGTTAGTTGGAACGGACGCGAACAACCAATGACTTCCGCTTGGCGAAAAACGGTGCAAGAAGTGATCCAAACGATGGCAAATAAAGCGTTGCGCACAATTGCGATTGCTTATCGTCCGCTTGCTATGCACGAACGAATAACAACAGAAAAAGACGCCGAAAAAGCGCTTATTTTCGTCGGTATCGAAGGGATGATCGACCCGCCGCGCCCGGAAGTGAAAAAAGCCATTCACCAATGCAAAGAAGCAGGTATTAAAACGGTCATGATTACCGGCGATCATGTGCTCACAGCGAAAGCCATCGCCAAACAGCTCGGCATTTTGCCTCCGAATGGAAAAGTAATGGATGGTGCTACGCTCTCGCAACTTTCAGTCGATGAACTCGAAGAAGTGGTCGATGATATCTATGTATTTGCTCGCGTATCGCCAGAACATAAACTAAAAATTGTGAAGGCGTTGCAGCGCAAAGGACATGTCGTCGCGATGACCGGCGACGGTGTCAATGATGCCCCAGCCATTAAATCAGCCGATATCGGCGTTGCAATGGGGCGATCAGGAACGGATGTAGCAAAAGAAGCCGCAGCACTTGTTTTGCTTGATGATAATTTTGCGACGATTCAAGCCGCCATCCATGAAGGAAGAAACATTTACGAAAACATTCGCAAATTTATTCGCTACTTGCTCGCTTCGAACGTCGGCGAAATTTTAGTGATGTTGTTTGCCATGTTGCTTGCATTGCCACTGCCGCTCGTGCCAATTCAAATTTTATGGGTCAATCTTGTCACAGATGGACTGCCGGCGTTGGCGCTTGGATTAGACAAAGCAGAAGAAAACGTGATGAAACGAAAGCCGCGTCACCCAAAAGAAGGCGTATTTGCCCGCGGGCTCGGCTGGAAAATCGTCAGCCGCGGCTTTGTCATCGGACTTGTGACGCTTGCAGCGTTTAAGGCCGTTTATGAACGAAGCGGCGAAAATCTTGTATATGCGCAGACGGCAGCGTTTGCGACATTAGTGATGGCGCAGCTGATTCACGTCTTTGATTGCCGCTGTGAGCGTTCTATTTTAGACCGTAATCCGTTTGGCAACCTATACCTTGTTGGCGCAGTGCTGTTATCGATGTTGTTGATGTTAGTAGTCATTTATTATCCGCCATTGCAAAGCGTATTTCATACTGTTCCGCTGGCGTTGGTTGACTGGCTGCTCATTGGCGGACTCTCGGCATTGCCGACATTTTTATTTGCCGGTTCGTTTTTTGCAAGAAAATCAAGGATAAATATGTTATAA
- a CDS encoding Rqc2 family fibronectin-binding protein, with product MSFDGVFTYAMTKELKAALEGGRITKIYQPFPHELVLYIRACGQNHKLLLSAHPSYARVHLTNETYDNPTEPPMFCMLLRKHLEGSIIESIHQVDFDRIIVIETKARNEIGDISVKQLIVEMMGRHSNIILIDKQTNTIIDSIKHLSPAVNRYRTVLPGYQYVAPPSHGKVNPLLATEETVLTTIDFHAGKLSDQLVASFAGISPLLAKEVVFRAGLANRATLPKSFIAMMEEVRNGQFTPTIYTHGQKEIFYALPLLHVQAEGKTFHTLSEMLDRFYFGKAERDRVKQQAHDLERFVANEKAKNEKKLRKLEQTLEEAKQAEQYRLYGELLTANLYAMKRGMKEMKVVNYYDENGATITIPLDEQKTPSENAQSYFQKYQKAKNSLAIVQQQIERTKEEITYFDTLLQQLETAAPKDIEEIREELTEQGYLRAKATKQKKQKPRTIELERYVSSDGTEILVGKNNKQNDYLTNKLASKDDIWLHTKDIPGSHVVIRSKNPSEPTILEAANLAAYFSKARHSSSVPVDYTRIRYVKKPSGAKPGFVIYENQQTIYVTPDEEMVVRMKNPSR from the coding sequence ATGTCGTTTGACGGAGTGTTTACATATGCAATGACAAAAGAGTTGAAAGCAGCGCTCGAAGGCGGGCGCATCACAAAAATTTATCAGCCGTTTCCGCACGAACTTGTGCTTTATATTCGGGCGTGCGGGCAAAATCATAAATTGCTGCTGTCGGCGCACCCGAGCTACGCGCGCGTTCATTTGACGAACGAAACGTACGACAACCCGACGGAACCGCCAATGTTTTGCATGCTGTTGCGCAAACATTTAGAAGGAAGTATCATCGAATCGATTCACCAAGTTGATTTTGACCGCATCATCGTCATCGAGACGAAAGCGAGAAACGAAATCGGGGATATATCCGTAAAACAGCTCATTGTGGAAATGATGGGACGCCATAGCAACATTATTCTTATCGATAAACAAACGAATACAATCATTGATAGCATTAAACATCTTTCCCCTGCTGTCAATCGTTATCGAACGGTATTGCCTGGCTATCAGTACGTTGCACCTCCATCGCACGGAAAGGTGAACCCGCTCTTGGCAACAGAAGAAACAGTGCTAACAACGATTGATTTTCATGCAGGGAAACTATCGGACCAGCTCGTTGCTTCTTTTGCTGGCATTTCGCCACTCCTTGCTAAAGAAGTTGTCTTTCGCGCAGGACTAGCTAACCGGGCGACGTTGCCGAAAAGTTTTATCGCTATGATGGAAGAAGTACGAAACGGTCAATTTACGCCAACTATTTATACACATGGGCAAAAAGAAATATTTTACGCGCTACCGCTTTTGCATGTGCAGGCGGAAGGAAAAACATTCCATACATTAAGCGAGATGCTTGACCGCTTTTATTTTGGGAAAGCCGAGCGCGACCGCGTCAAACAACAAGCGCATGACTTAGAGCGGTTTGTCGCAAATGAAAAAGCAAAAAATGAGAAAAAGCTACGGAAGCTAGAACAAACGCTTGAAGAAGCAAAACAGGCAGAACAATACCGGCTATATGGCGAATTGTTAACAGCAAATCTTTACGCAATGAAGCGCGGGATGAAAGAAATGAAAGTCGTCAACTATTACGATGAAAACGGCGCAACGATCACGATTCCGCTTGATGAACAAAAAACGCCGTCAGAAAACGCACAAAGCTATTTTCAAAAATACCAAAAGGCGAAAAACTCGCTCGCCATCGTGCAGCAACAAATCGAGCGAACGAAAGAAGAGATTACCTATTTTGATACACTTCTGCAGCAGTTAGAGACAGCCGCACCGAAAGATATTGAAGAAATTCGCGAAGAATTGACGGAGCAAGGCTATTTGCGGGCGAAAGCGACAAAACAGAAAAAACAAAAGCCGCGCACGATTGAACTCGAGCGCTACGTATCAAGCGACGGCACGGAAATTCTCGTCGGCAAAAACAATAAGCAAAACGATTATTTGACAAACAAACTGGCGAGCAAAGACGACATTTGGCTTCATACGAAAGACATCCCTGGCTCGCACGTCGTCATTCGCAGCAAAAATCCGTCGGAACCAACGATTCTAGAAGCGGCCAACCTTGCCGCCTATTTCAGCAAAGCGCGCCACTCCAGCTCCGTTCCGGTGGACTATACGCGCATCCGCTACGTCAAAAAACCGAGCGGCGCCAAACCAGGCTTTGTTATTTACGAAAACCAACAGACGATTTACGTCACGCCAGATGAGGAGATGGTGGTGAGGATGAAAAACCCGTCTAGATAG
- a CDS encoding RNA-guided endonuclease InsQ/TnpB family protein: MEASRVERHIICPTHPYYQMLDEYCFKSKNLYNFANYQVRQTFFQHGTYLSYNKLDKLLKTKGMDADYRAMPLAQCAQQTLRVLHQNWKSFFKAMKDWSKNKEKYTGRPKPPKYLKKDGRYVLVLTNQSCKIKDDDIVFPECFQGFRLKTAIKGKLQQVRFIPKHRHIVIEVVYKISIPKQKRDHGKYLSIDLGLDNFATIVNNVGVKPIAINGKGLKSVNQYYNKQISHYRKVAKQMNRLDWTKRMSRWTEKRNHIVENFMHQASRFVIKYALSLDCDTIVVGMNKDWKREVHLGKRTNQSFVHIPYQTFIHQLRYKAEQHGIRVIVTEESYTSKCSSLDMEEIKKQKQYKGTRIKRGLFQSANRVLINADVNGAYNIMRKVFPKAFANGIEGVGLHPIRVHVA; this comes from the coding sequence TTGTCCTACTCATCCTTATTATCAAATGTTAGACGAATACTGCTTCAAATCAAAGAATTTGTACAACTTTGCAAACTATCAGGTCAGGCAAACTTTTTTTCAACATGGCACATACCTTTCTTACAACAAGCTAGACAAACTGCTCAAAACGAAAGGAATGGACGCAGACTATCGGGCGATGCCGCTTGCTCAATGTGCACAACAAACGTTAAGAGTGTTGCATCAAAACTGGAAATCGTTTTTTAAAGCCATGAAAGATTGGAGTAAAAACAAAGAAAAATATACAGGCAGACCGAAGCCGCCGAAATATTTAAAAAAAGACGGACGATATGTGCTTGTGCTAACAAACCAATCATGCAAAATAAAAGATGATGACATTGTGTTCCCCGAATGTTTTCAAGGTTTTCGGCTAAAGACAGCGATAAAAGGAAAGTTACAACAAGTCAGATTCATTCCCAAACACCGCCATATCGTCATCGAAGTCGTTTATAAAATAAGTATTCCAAAACAAAAACGAGATCATGGTAAATATTTGAGTATTGATTTAGGATTAGATAACTTCGCAACCATTGTCAACAATGTAGGCGTAAAACCTATCGCCATCAATGGTAAAGGTCTAAAATCCGTCAATCAATACTACAACAAACAAATAAGCCATTATCGCAAAGTGGCGAAACAGATGAATCGCTTAGATTGGACAAAACGAATGAGTAGATGGACAGAAAAACGAAACCATATCGTTGAAAACTTTATGCACCAAGCAAGTCGCTTTGTCATCAAATATGCGTTGTCTTTGGACTGTGATACGATTGTTGTTGGGATGAATAAAGATTGGAAACGTGAAGTACATCTTGGAAAGCGCACGAATCAATCGTTCGTCCACATTCCGTATCAAACGTTTATTCATCAATTGAGGTACAAAGCAGAACAGCACGGCATTCGTGTCATCGTCACGGAAGAAAGCTATACATCCAAATGTAGTTCTTTAGACATGGAAGAAATCAAGAAACAAAAACAGTACAAAGGAACGCGCATCAAGCGAGGGTTGTTTCAATCCGCGAACAGAGTGCTCATCAACGCAGATGTCAATGGGGCATACAACATCATGAGAAAAGTATTCCCAAAGGCGTTTGCCAATGGGATAGAGGGTGTGGGGTTACACCCAATCAGAGTACATGTAGCTTAA